The Verrucomicrobiota bacterium sequence ATGCTCGTCCGGTGCCAGAGCCGCCGCCGTCACCCCGGGCGAGAGTCCGCCTGCCGTGCCTGGGCCTGTTTCTCGCCCTCGCCGCCGGCGTCTGCGCCGCCGAGGGCCGGCCTGACTTTTGGCCGCTCTGGGCCGGGGCGTTTCTCACCGCCGGCATTCTGAACGCGTGCCGCCGGCGTACCGGGTCCCTGTTAGCCGCCGCGTTCTGCTTTAGTGCTTTCTGGGCTGGAGTGCGCACGGAAGACGACGAGGGTTACCGGTTCGCGCGTTATCTGGATGCCCGCAGGGATGTGCACCTGATCCGGTGCCGAATCCAGACTGAACCTTCATTAACCGAGTGGCGCGGACACCCCGAACAGCGTTTCACCGGCCGCGTGATCCTCCTGGATGGAATGGCCACCGGCTTCGGCGCCCTGTTCAACCTTCGGGGAAATGACCTTCATCAAGGCGATTCCCTCGAGTTGTCCGGCCGGTTCTCACGTCCGGAGCGGCCGCTCAACCCCGGTGAGATGGATTGGTGCGAGTATTATGCCCGCCGGCACCTCTTTCTCCGGTTTTCTGCGGAGGGCCAGCCAATGCGCCTCGCCACCGGGCCCGCCTGGTCGCTCCAACGGTTCGCCCGCCAATTCCGCCAAAGCCTTGAAGCCCGCCTGATTACCGGGATCGAAGACGACGCCGAAACCTGCCAACTCATGCGCGGAATCATGTTCGGCAACCGTATGGGTATGGCACCGGAACTCGTCGACCTCTTGGAAAGGACCGGAACCCTGCACCTTTTTGTGGTGGACGGCTTGAAGGTGACGTTTATCGCCGGCCTCTGCTGGACCCTTACTCGCGTCATGCGCGCCGGACGCCGCCTCGCCTCGCTGGCCGTTTGTTTGCTCCTGTCCGGTTACGGCCTGCTCACGGGGTTCACCGTATCCGGCGTAAGGGCGGGCGGCATGTGTTTCCTGCTGATTATCGGGGCCGGCCTGGAACGCCCGGGAGCGGTCCTCAACGGCCTGGGGGCGATCGGCTCTTTGCTGATCCTGGCGGATCCGCCGTGCGTGTTTGCGACCGGGTTCCAGCTCTCGTTTGTGGTCGTTGCGGCCGTTCTGGTCGCGGTGCGCCCGCTCAGCCGCTGGCTGGAGCGCCCGTTTGCGCTCGATCCGTTCGTGCCGCCATCATTGGTAAGCGCCTGGCGGCGTTCGCTGCAGCACGCCATTCGGCACGTGTGCGATCTTGTTGCCGTCTCTGCCGTCTGCTGGCTCGCGTCCCTCCCCATTCTTGTCTGGCAGTTTCACCGGTTTTCTCTCAGCGGGCTCGCCCTGAACGTGGTGGCTGTCCCGATCGGTTCGCTCATGCTGGCCACCGGCGCGGCCTCAATCTGCCTCGGCTTCGGTTGGATCACGCTCGGCGGCTACCTGAACAATTGTAATTGGCTGCTCGCAAAGATCTTTTTGGGCATCCTGCGGTCCTCGATGTTGCTGCCGTACGATGCCGTCAATGTCGCCGTGGTGCCTCGACCCGAGTTCGAATGCACCCTGCTTGCCACCGGGCGGGAACCGGTTTTTCACCTGCATGCCGGAGGCCGGGACTGGCTGTTGAATGCGGGCAGCCCCACCCGCTGGCGATCGATCGTCGTGCCGTACCTCAGGTTCTCCGGGGTGAATTCCCTGGCCGGCGTTTTCCTGGCGGAGTCGCCCGGCGGGGAGTTAAGCCAGGCCACGAGTCTCCGTAATGAATTTCATAACCACAACGTCCTCTGCCTTTCCGCTGAACCGCCGCTCCGGGATGGAGGTTCCCCGGCAGGTGCCGAGCCGGTGGATGCGTCCGGTCCCGCCTCTTTTCCGCCGGGTTTGCAACTTGGCCTGGAGGTGGCTTCCGGCAAGGTTGTTTATTCCGGCCAAAAGGCGCACATAAGCTGGATCGTTCTGAAGCTGGCCGCTTTTCGCGTGGGCTGGGCGGCCTCGATGTCGCGAGTTGCTTTGCGCAACCCGCCAGCCGCCCTGGACGTGTTGGTATTACCGCGCGCCGGCGGGATACCCGGCGCTCAGACCGTTACCGCTACAAATGCGCGCCTGGTGATTTCATTGGAAGGGCGGGGGATGGCGGGCAACTCACCCGGTGTACCCGTTTGGTTTCTGTCCAGAACCGGGGCGATCTCGTTGCGGCCGGCTGGTTCGCAGTTGCTCATCCGGGCGTACACCGGTGATCAGTTTGCCTTGAGCAGCCGTAACCGGTAGATCGGCAGCTGCTTGAGGGCGAACAGATCTTCAAAGTCGGTGCTCGGGTAATCGTCGCCGGCCCACTCGGCAAGCTCAAAGAGCGTTTGGGGAACGAGCGTCCTGATGCTGGCAAAATAGTCGGCGTGATCCGTCTTGATCCAAAGTTCGCCGCCTGGCTGGAGCGCCAGGTGTACCGCTTCGAAAAACGCGTGGTCGACCACCCGGCGCCGATGGTGCCGGCGTTTAGGCCAGGGGTCAGGAAAGGAAAGGTGGAAACGCCGGATCGAACCGGGCGGCAACAGGTACCGCACCGTGTAATCGATTTCGAAACGGAGAACCTTCAGGTTTTGCAGCCCTAATTTCCACGCGCGCCGCCGCGTTTTGCGTACCCGGCCGAGCAACCTTTCCACCCCGAGAAAATTACGGTCCGGGTACCGTTGCGAGGCCCCGATCAAAAACTGCCCGGGACCGGAGCCAAGGTCGACCTCGACCGGCTGCGGCCGCATAAAGATTTCACCGAGCGGGATCGGCGTCAGAACGTTACTCGGGAAGATCTCGAAGGCTGCGTCGGGCGCCCGTTCGTCGGTGAAGATTTGCACAGAACCGCGATGGTAACCGGCCCTTCAGTTGCGCGCAAAGAAAGGGTTATGCTCCTTTTCTTCGCAGACGGTCGACATCGGCCCATGCCCGGGCGCAAGTACGGTGTCGTCGGGCAAGGTCAGGATTTTTTCCAGGTTATTGCGGAGTGCCTGCTCGTAGTGATTCGGCGCACCGCCCATCGAGCCGGCAAACAAAGAGTCGCCCACCACCGCCACCGGCGCTTCCAATCCCTCAACCACATAAGTGATGCCGCCCGGTGAATGCCCGTTGGTGAGCAAGGCGCGTACTTTCAGCCGGCCAACGTCGAATTGAGCCCCCTCCCGAACCGGTTCGGTCTGGGGGAGCGGCTCGCCTGCCGGTGCGCTGACCGGTGCGCCCGTTTCTTTGACGATTTCATCGAGCGCAGCCACATGGTCATGGTGCGTGTGGGTGAGGAAGACCCGCCTGGCCTGAAGACCTTCCGATCTGACGAAATCCAGAAGCTGCGTGGCATCGGCTCCCGTGTCGAAAACGGCGGCTTCCCGGCTTTCGGGGTCGAACACCACGTAGGCATTCACCGTCATATCGAGCAGTTCGGAATTGAATTGGGCTAACCCGTCCAGCTTGACCTCGGCCGGCCGCCATCCCTGATCGTAAGAATCGAGCAATGCGCCCGGCGCCAGCCGCAACGTTGCGGCCACGGTGTTGACGCGATCCCGAGGACCTCGATTGGACTTCAGGGCCTTCAGGTCTTCCGGGGTAAGCCCGGCCTGGGCCGCCAAGGTTGTATCGTCGATGCCTAAGCCGCGTTGCGCTTTCCCGACGATGTCTTCAAAACGATCTTCCAGCGGTATGCTCATCCTGACAGGCCGGTTTAACTGACCACCCTTGACGCTTCAACGCTCAACTGAACGCTCCAGCGTCCAGACTTGCCCGTCCTCCACTCGGCGCACAATCACCTGCTCCGGCCGGATGTCGATGACCTTGTATGTGTGCGCCGGGTCGTCCGGGATCTTGAATTCCTGATCCAAACCGACCTGGATGGTTTCTCCTTGCGGCGGAAACCTGAGGGTCACAAACGACCCCTTCTCACGCGCCGGGATGCCCTTGATCAATGAAAGCGTCTCGCCCGTCGTCGCCTGGCGCAGCTTCACGCGCGAGGCGTCCACCGGGTTCCCGTCCTTATCGCTGACGTTGCGGGTTTCAACGCCGATGACCTCGTAATTGAGGCCCGGAAGCTGATCACCGACGCTCACCGTGAATTGCCCGCCGTCGCGGCTTCGGAGGTGCGCTTTCCTTCCCTGCACATCCGTCAAGGTCACCGGAAGAAAGTTTTCATGAATTTCCGTCACCGTGACCACGTTGCGCAACGAAGGGCGCCCGCCGGGCGTGTTCCCGGCCGGACTGCCGTTGGCAAGCCTGCCAGGGCTGCGACCGGGCCCGGCTTCAGAAAGCAGTTCCTGGTCCGCAATGTCGGCGATTTCATTCGATGCGACTGCCTGGGTATTGTTATTATTGCCCTGGGCGGGCGACGTTTTCGGCTTTTGATCCGCCGCCAGCGGTGGCGCGTCCCGCAACATCGTGGTGACCTCGGCAAACCCCTGCGCATTGGCGAGAGACTCCGCCGTTTCGCCCGTCCGATCCGTCAACGCCGGGTCAGCACCGGCATCAAGCAGCATTTTGACGATTTCCTTGTTGCCTTTGCTTGCCGCCAGCATCAGTGGGGTGCGACGGTCTTCCGAGCGGGCGTCAGCTTCCGCGCCGTTATCGAGCAAAGTTTTCACCGCGTCCTTGAAGCCGAGCAGGGAAGCTACCAAAAGCCCCCGGCCGAGTCCCTGGCGGTCGCGTTCAGCCAGGAGTTGCACGCACGTTACGTTGTTCCGGTAGACCGCCTTGAGCAAGGCGGTCCACCCATTATGGTCCTTGGCGGCCGGGTTGGCCCTACGGTCCAGCAGCCATTGCAGAATGTCTGCATGATTATTCTCGGCGGCAGCCATCAGCGGCGTCTGCCCTGATTTCCCGGCGGCATTCGGATCAGCATTATGATCCAGGAGGAATTTGACGGCCGCCATCCGGCCGTGCGCCGCGGCCGCAATCAGCGCCGTAATGCCGTCGGAATTCAGCGCATTCGGGTCGATGCCGGCCTCAAGGAATAAACCCAACGCCTTCATGTCACCCAATCCCGCGGATCGCACGTAATCCTCAGTGGTAAACTTGAGGTTCAACCGTTGCAGGTCTTGGATCACCTCATTCTTCGAGCGGGAGCAGCCTGCAATCAGCACGCAGCCGACCAGGCACAGGACGGCGGTCCAACGATTGGTCATGGCAACTACTCCCACATGCGTGACTGGGTTCAGGTTTGCGTGCGATCTGCGATCCTAAGGCATCAATCAAAAATTTGCTCGGAGCCGTCCTGACCCACCTGCCGGCGGAGCCGGAAAATGTGGGCGGGCCGCTCGTGCGGGTTCAGCATCACGAAATTCCTGCGGCCACGCCAAAGGAACCGTTCCCCCGTAAGCAGATCGTGAAGCTGATAGGTCTCGTTTTCACCTAACCCAAACAGGTCGAGCGGAACCGAGGCGAACCCACTTTGAGGATTGTATGGATCGACTGTCACAAAGACCAGAATAATGTTGTCCAGACCCACGGTGGCCTTCGAATAAAACAGGATCTGATCGTTATCGAACGGGTGAAATCTGAGGTTTTCGTACTCGTGCAGGGCACGGTTCTCGCGCCTGATCTCGTTAAGCTTGGTGATGTACCCTTTGATGTTGCCGGGCGCATTCCAGTCCCGCTCCTTGAACTGGTATTTTTCAGAATTCAGGTATTCCTCTTTGCCCGGGACCGGGACGTTTTCGCAAAGCTCAAACCCGCTGTAAATGCCGTATACGGTGCTGAGGGTGGTGGCCAGCACGGCGCGAATCAGGAAGCCGGGCCGTCCGCCGGTCTGGAGGTAGGCGGGCAGGATGTCGGGCGTGTTGGGGAAGAAGTTGCCCCGGAAATAGTAACGCATGTCCGTCTGCGTCAGTTCCGTCAGGTATTCGGTGAGCTCCCACTTGGTGTTACGCCAGGTGAAGTAGGTGTACGACTGCGTGAACCCGACCTTGGCCAGCGACTTCATCATCTTGGGCCGCGTAAAGGCTTCCGATAAAAAGATCGCGTCAGGGTAATCGCGCTGGATCTCGCCGATGAGCCATTCCCAGAAGTGGATCGGTTTGGTGTGCGGATTATCCACGCGGAAAATGCGGACCTTGTGTTCGCACCAGAACCGGATGACGTCATACATCTCGTTCCACAGGTTCCGCCAGTCGGCGTTGTAAAAATTCAGCGGGTAAACGTCCTCGTACTTTTTCGGCGGGTTCTCGGCGTATTTGATGGTGCCGTCGGGGCGATGATAAAACCAATCCGGGTGATCCTTTACATACGGGTGATCCGGTGAACAGTTGATCGCGAAATCCAGCGCCACCTCCATGCCGCGCTTTTGGATTTCGCCGACCAGCCAATCGAAATCGTCCAGCGTACCCAGTTCGGGCTCGACGGCTTTATGGCCGCCGTACTGGCTGCCGATCGCATAGGGCACCCCGGGTTCACCCGGTTCACTCGTCACGGAATTGTTTCTGCCCTTGCGTTTGGTGAATCCGATCGGATGAACCGGCGGAAAATAGATGACGTCGAACCCCATCGCGCGCGCATCGTCCACCCGCGGCAGGCAGGTCCGGAACTTTGAACCCG is a genomic window containing:
- a CDS encoding alpha-1,4-glucan--maltose-1-phosphate maltosyltransferase, producing MDRLPPTVVIENIQPSIEGGRYPVKRVAGESLTISADILKEGHDVTAAVLKWRPQGQEAWFETPMIPGENDRWTATCLFTENRPYDLTIEAWQDEFGTWRTEYLKKFGAGLKDLRTELEEGALLAEHTAQRATTPEDRATLEGFAVRLRNGDVQEGATVANDESFVGLMTAWPDRTLGTEYRPYLKVTVDRPRALFAAWYEFFPRSAEGKPDSGSKFRTCLPRVDDARAMGFDVIYFPPVHPIGFTKRKGRNNSVTSEPGEPGVPYAIGSQYGGHKAVEPELGTLDDFDWLVGEIQKRGMEVALDFAINCSPDHPYVKDHPDWFYHRPDGTIKYAENPPKKYEDVYPLNFYNADWRNLWNEMYDVIRFWCEHKVRIFRVDNPHTKPIHFWEWLIGEIQRDYPDAIFLSEAFTRPKMMKSLAKVGFTQSYTYFTWRNTKWELTEYLTELTQTDMRYYFRGNFFPNTPDILPAYLQTGGRPGFLIRAVLATTLSTVYGIYSGFELCENVPVPGKEEYLNSEKYQFKERDWNAPGNIKGYITKLNEIRRENRALHEYENLRFHPFDNDQILFYSKATVGLDNIILVFVTVDPYNPQSGFASVPLDLFGLGENETYQLHDLLTGERFLWRGRRNFVMLNPHERPAHIFRLRRQVGQDGSEQIFD
- a CDS encoding ankyrin repeat domain-containing protein, giving the protein MTNRWTAVLCLVGCVLIAGCSRSKNEVIQDLQRLNLKFTTEDYVRSAGLGDMKALGLFLEAGIDPNALNSDGITALIAAAAHGRMAAVKFLLDHNADPNAAGKSGQTPLMAAAENNHADILQWLLDRRANPAAKDHNGWTALLKAVYRNNVTCVQLLAERDRQGLGRGLLVASLLGFKDAVKTLLDNGAEADARSEDRRTPLMLAASKGNKEIVKMLLDAGADPALTDRTGETAESLANAQGFAEVTTMLRDAPPLAADQKPKTSPAQGNNNNTQAVASNEIADIADQELLSEAGPGRSPGRLANGSPAGNTPGGRPSLRNVVTVTEIHENFLPVTLTDVQGRKAHLRSRDGGQFTVSVGDQLPGLNYEVIGVETRNVSDKDGNPVDASRVKLRQATTGETLSLIKGIPAREKGSFVTLRFPPQGETIQVGLDQEFKIPDDPAHTYKVIDIRPEQVIVRRVEDGQVWTLERSVER
- the trmB gene encoding tRNA (guanosine(46)-N7)-methyltransferase TrmB encodes the protein MQIFTDERAPDAAFEIFPSNVLTPIPLGEIFMRPQPVEVDLGSGPGQFLIGASQRYPDRNFLGVERLLGRVRKTRRRAWKLGLQNLKVLRFEIDYTVRYLLPPGSIRRFHLSFPDPWPKRRHHRRRVVDHAFFEAVHLALQPGGELWIKTDHADYFASIRTLVPQTLFELAEWAGDDYPSTDFEDLFALKQLPIYRLRLLKAN
- a CDS encoding ComEC/Rec2 family competence protein, yielding MPEPPPSPRARVRLPCLGLFLALAAGVCAAEGRPDFWPLWAGAFLTAGILNACRRRTGSLLAAAFCFSAFWAGVRTEDDEGYRFARYLDARRDVHLIRCRIQTEPSLTEWRGHPEQRFTGRVILLDGMATGFGALFNLRGNDLHQGDSLELSGRFSRPERPLNPGEMDWCEYYARRHLFLRFSAEGQPMRLATGPAWSLQRFARQFRQSLEARLITGIEDDAETCQLMRGIMFGNRMGMAPELVDLLERTGTLHLFVVDGLKVTFIAGLCWTLTRVMRAGRRLASLAVCLLLSGYGLLTGFTVSGVRAGGMCFLLIIGAGLERPGAVLNGLGAIGSLLILADPPCVFATGFQLSFVVVAAVLVAVRPLSRWLERPFALDPFVPPSLVSAWRRSLQHAIRHVCDLVAVSAVCWLASLPILVWQFHRFSLSGLALNVVAVPIGSLMLATGAASICLGFGWITLGGYLNNCNWLLAKIFLGILRSSMLLPYDAVNVAVVPRPEFECTLLATGREPVFHLHAGGRDWLLNAGSPTRWRSIVVPYLRFSGVNSLAGVFLAESPGGELSQATSLRNEFHNHNVLCLSAEPPLRDGGSPAGAEPVDASGPASFPPGLQLGLEVASGKVVYSGQKAHISWIVLKLAAFRVGWAASMSRVALRNPPAALDVLVLPRAGGIPGAQTVTATNARLVISLEGRGMAGNSPGVPVWFLSRTGAISLRPAGSQLLIRAYTGDQFALSSRNR
- a CDS encoding MBL fold metallo-hydrolase, with protein sequence MSIPLEDRFEDIVGKAQRGLGIDDTTLAAQAGLTPEDLKALKSNRGPRDRVNTVAATLRLAPGALLDSYDQGWRPAEVKLDGLAQFNSELLDMTVNAYVVFDPESREAAVFDTGADATQLLDFVRSEGLQARRVFLTHTHHDHVAALDEIVKETGAPVSAPAGEPLPQTEPVREGAQFDVGRLKVRALLTNGHSPGGITYVVEGLEAPVAVVGDSLFAGSMGGAPNHYEQALRNNLEKILTLPDDTVLAPGHGPMSTVCEEKEHNPFFARN